In Phalacrocorax carbo chromosome 1, bPhaCar2.1, whole genome shotgun sequence, the genomic stretch AGAAACAGTGACAAGGAGGAGGGATCATTCTGTACCGAAACCCCAGACTCAACCCTCTGCCAATCCTCATGGATTTTGGAGAAGCAATCTGGGTGTGGATTGTACGGCTGAGGTTCTTCATTAACATAGTTAGAGTGCATAGCACTAACTGTTCCTCAGCGCTCTCTGAGCTTCGCATCTGTGAAGAATTTGGCAGCCTCTGCTTGTCTGTCCCAGCACCGTTTGGCACTGATGTGcgccagcacaggcaggcagagcgGAAGGTGGAGGAGCGTGGCAGAAGGCTGCAAAAGCAACCAGGACTCAGCAAGGAGAATGTATTTTCAAGGTCTCTTGTCCTGCTCACCTTTGTGCAGTTGGCTGCTTTGGGCTCCAGCCCGTCCATAGTCACTAGGTCCTTCAGCAAACTGGTTTCCTGGTAACCTCCTTTAACTCCCTCCAGCTTGAAACTGGCCTGAGGCTTCTCCAAGATCAGCTTGATGCTGATAGCGAATCCAGCCATGTCAATAGCAAAGGGCCGGTTAGGGTCAAAGACGGTTTTCCAGCCCACCACCTTCCCCGCTGGGCTCACTTTTGGGGATTCATATCGCAGCCCTCCAACGAAAGCCACTGGCCAGACTGACACCCTCCTTGTGTAGCGCATCTGTGTGCCAAAAAGAAACAGCGCTGTGAGAATTCAACCCTGCAATGTTTGTCCCACCCCATCCGCTGCTTTCATTGGCACCTGTCCTCCCCCACTGACTTCCCACACAATCACATAGCTCTAGGCAGCACAAGTTCTCGTTCACCTGTGCTACTGCTTGAAGAGCTACAGCTTGCAGAGGCACAAGGCTGTTTTAGCACGTTTTCTGAACACCAAACTCACTGCTTTTCTGTGCCCATGGACAGTCCCTCAGAAGGAAAACCTTTGGTTTTCTGGTCTCATCTGaacttttataattttttgtaaaattttaCAATTTCTGTAAATGCCAAACACAACTTCTACCAGGCCTCTAGCTCCATATTATCAACTCCACTCACTCCAACTTCACCCTCATGCAAGTAATCCCCCATCCTGGCTGATGCATCTTTGTCCTCATTTACTGCAAATTCCCCCCACCTTGTTCTTCCATCCATAGCTACTGCCTAAAAGAGTGGGGTTTTACTGAAATTGTCAGAAAGGACATGGAAAGAAGTAAGAAAGGACAAGCTTAACAGAAAAGTCTGAAAACTGGAATGTGTTCTGATGCATAACTACATTTCAATTGGTGTAGTACAATTTGGCTTAAATTGGTGACAAGGGAGTTTACTGAATAAACATTTTTGCAAGTTTACAATAGACTTGGCACCTCACAAAAGCCAGGTTTCCAGCAGAAGTCTGGGCAAGCTTCTGTGATCCCAGGGGCACAGCCCTGTTGTGGTGGCTGGAACTCAGAGTACAGAAGGGCAGCCAAGGAGAAAAGGTGGATTAGAAAGTCAGTCAACTTTTCTAACATCCCCTCCCCATCACACACGTACAACAGTGCGATTTATGCTTTGCAGAAGTTTGTTTTTGGTGCTTATTTGAATCAGGTCAGCTCTCCCTGAGGAGAGGTATGTTCTGTAGTATGTATCCTCTGGCCCGTGGCAAAAGGGGCTCTAGCTCATGCAACATTGTGTGAGTGGCTATTCACATCTGCAGCCTACACCATGGCAgctgttctctttgctctttcaCCCCTTTAGAAATCATAAAATCgtagaaatcatagaatcattaaggttggaaaagatgtctaagatcatcaggtccaaccattaatccaacaccaccatgcctcctaaaccatgtcccgaaatgccacgtctacacgttttttgaacacctccagggatggtgactccaccacttccctggacagTGTGTTCCAACGCCTGACCACTATTccagtgaataattttttcctgatatccaatctaaacctcccctgatgcatcttgaggccatttcctctcatccaatcacttgttacctgggagaagagaccaacacccacctggCTAGAACCTCCTTTCAGAGTGAAAAGGTCTCCCCGCAgcatcctcttctccaggctaaataaccccagttccctcagctgctcctcagaagacttgttctccagacccttcaccagcttcattgcccttctctggacacaccccagcaactcaatgttattcttgtagtgaggggcccaaaactcaaCACAATATCCAAgctgcggcctcaccagtgccaagtatgggggcacgatcacttccctactcctgctggccacactattcctgatacaagccaggatgctgttggccttcttaaccacctgggcacgctgctggcttcTGTTCAGTGCCcgtcagccagcacccccaagaGCATGGCTAGTGGTTTTGCACAGCTATAGATTTACATCTGCCCTATACCCAGCTCCCAAGCTCCCACTGagtgcagggcaggagagaaggGCTTTAGGCAACATGCCAGAGCCCTTGTCTCACATTTGATTCTAAAAGTTCTCGTGGCAGCCCTATCTCAGAGGTCTTTGCAAGTGCACCTGGCCTTAAAGGGCATTGCAGCTGTATCCTGCTTTTCTgtcccaaataattttattgctCTTACCTCTTCAAAGAGCTCCAGGCTGTAGGTGTTATCATCATCAGCAAAATACACTACCCCTTCCGGTGGTGCGGTATTGCTGAAGGTGTCCCTCAGCCAGTGCAGCCCCAGGTTCCTCTGTAGTGTCCCCCTTGGGGTGTGGGATGGGATCCAGGACAGCCCCAGCTTCAGACTTTTGGGTGTCTCCACATTGAGGTGGGTGAAGTTGAGCCCTGCCTTCTCCAGCAGGTTGGATACCAGGTTGGTCCTCCGGGGTGAGtcctccaccaccacccagTGCAGGTTCTGTACATGTAGGAAGGTGTTGGCCAGACGGGTCAGCTCAGCTTTTTGCACTGGCCGGGTGTAGGTAGGGGTGATAACGAAGATGGTTGGCAGGGTGTCTGACCACGGGGGAGGCCTGGAG encodes the following:
- the LOC104052985 gene encoding galactosylgalactosylxylosylprotein 3-beta-glucuronosyltransferase 1 isoform X2; translated protein: MLRRRNLLTTLLIALPWALLLTLWHQYPATRYLSLLRKTDENVTSKVLLNGTSTLREESLPSCIRQQQSIGATPKIIQNYVYSRPPPWSDTLPTIFVITPTYTRPVQKAELTRLANTFLHVQNLHWVVVEDSPRRTNLVSNLLEKAGLNFTHLNVETPKSLKLGLSWIPSHTPRGTLQRNLGLHWLRDTFSNTAPPEGVVYFADDDNTYSLELFEEMRYTRRVSVWPVAFVGGLRYESPKVSPAGKVVGWKTVFDPNRPFAIDMAGFAISIKLILEKPQASFKLEGVKGGYQETSLLKDLVTMDGLEPKAANCTKVLVWHTRTERPTLVNEGKRGFTDPRVEV
- the LOC104052985 gene encoding galactosylgalactosylxylosylprotein 3-beta-glucuronosyltransferase 1 isoform X1, producing the protein MLRRRNLLTTLLIALPWALLLTLWHQYPATRYLSLLRKETDENVTSKVLLNGTSTLREESLPSCIRQQQSIGATPKIIQNYVYSRPPPWSDTLPTIFVITPTYTRPVQKAELTRLANTFLHVQNLHWVVVEDSPRRTNLVSNLLEKAGLNFTHLNVETPKSLKLGLSWIPSHTPRGTLQRNLGLHWLRDTFSNTAPPEGVVYFADDDNTYSLELFEEMRYTRRVSVWPVAFVGGLRYESPKVSPAGKVVGWKTVFDPNRPFAIDMAGFAISIKLILEKPQASFKLEGVKGGYQETSLLKDLVTMDGLEPKAANCTKVLVWHTRTERPTLVNEGKRGFTDPRVEV